From Pseudomonas hefeiensis, one genomic window encodes:
- a CDS encoding SpoVR family protein yields MTAKKEQKRQPISTGSEWTFELIQAYDREISRIADRYALDTYPNQIEVITAEQMMDAYASVGMPLGYHHWSYGKHFLSTEKSYSRGQMGLAYEIVINSDPCIAYLMEENTICMQALVVAHACYGHNSFFKGNYLFRTWTDASSIIDYLVFAKQYIMQCEERHGIDAVEDLLDSCHALMNYGVDRYKRPYPISAEEERRRQKDREEHLQKQINDLWRTIPKGADKYSEKDNARFPAEPQENILYFIEKHAPLLEPWQREIVRIVRKIAQYFYPQRQTQVMNEGWATFWHYTLMNDLYDEGLVTDGFMMEFLTSHTSVVFQPGFDSPYYSGINPYALGFAMYRDIRRMCEDPTEEDRRWFPDIAGSDWLSAIKFAMSSFKDESFILQYLSPKVIRDLKLFSILDDDQKDDLLVPAIHDESGYRTIRETLAAQYNLGNREPNVQIYSIDRRGDRSLTLRHQAHDRKPLGDSTDEVLKHLHRLWGFDIHLETLQGDQVMKTHHVPPRTEQAEGDYGRLDLAVIHL; encoded by the coding sequence ATGACCGCCAAAAAAGAGCAGAAACGCCAGCCCATTTCCACCGGCTCAGAATGGACGTTCGAGCTGATCCAGGCCTACGACCGAGAAATCAGCCGTATCGCGGACCGTTATGCCCTGGACACTTACCCGAACCAGATCGAGGTGATCACCGCCGAGCAAATGATGGACGCCTACGCGTCGGTCGGCATGCCACTGGGCTATCACCACTGGTCCTACGGCAAACACTTCCTCAGCACCGAGAAATCCTACAGTCGCGGCCAAATGGGGTTGGCCTATGAGATCGTGATCAACTCCGACCCCTGCATCGCCTACCTGATGGAAGAAAACACCATCTGCATGCAGGCCTTGGTGGTGGCCCATGCGTGCTACGGCCACAACAGCTTCTTCAAGGGTAACTACCTGTTTCGCACCTGGACCGATGCCAGCTCGATCATCGATTACCTGGTATTTGCCAAGCAATACATCATGCAATGCGAGGAACGTCACGGCATCGACGCCGTGGAAGACCTGCTGGACTCCTGCCACGCGCTGATGAACTACGGCGTGGACCGCTACAAACGACCGTATCCGATCTCCGCCGAAGAGGAACGCCGGCGTCAAAAGGACCGCGAAGAACATCTGCAAAAGCAGATCAACGATTTGTGGCGCACCATTCCCAAAGGCGCCGACAAGTACAGCGAGAAAGACAACGCGCGTTTCCCTGCCGAACCCCAGGAAAACATCCTCTATTTCATCGAAAAACACGCTCCACTACTGGAGCCGTGGCAGCGGGAAATCGTGCGTATCGTGCGCAAGATCGCTCAGTATTTTTATCCACAGCGCCAGACCCAAGTCATGAACGAGGGTTGGGCCACGTTCTGGCATTACACGCTGATGAACGACCTGTATGACGAAGGCCTGGTCACCGACGGTTTCATGATGGAGTTCCTCACATCCCATACCAGCGTGGTGTTCCAGCCCGGTTTCGACAGCCCGTATTACAGCGGCATCAATCCTTACGCACTGGGCTTTGCCATGTACCGCGATATCCGGCGCATGTGCGAAGACCCTACCGAGGAAGACCGGCGCTGGTTCCCGGACATTGCCGGCTCGGACTGGTTGTCCGCCATTAAATTCGCGATGAGCAGCTTCAAGGATGAGAGCTTCATCCTGCAGTACCTCTCGCCCAAGGTCATTCGCGACCTGAAACTGTTCAGCATCCTCGATGACGACCAGAAGGATGACCTGTTGGTGCCCGCCATCCATGATGAAAGCGGTTATCGCACCATCCGCGAGACGCTGGCGGCGCAATACAACCTGGGCAATCGCGAGCCCAACGTTCAGATCTACAGCATCGATCGCCGGGGCGATCGCTCGCTGACGCTGCGCCATCAGGCGCATGATCGCAAACCGCTGGGCGATTCAACCGACGAAGTCCTCAAGCACCTGCACCGCCTCTGGGGGTTCGACATTCACCTGGAAACCTTGCAGGGCGACCAGGTGATGAAAACCCATCACGTGCCGCCCAGAACCGAACAAGCCGAAGGAGACTATGGCCGCCTGGACTTGGCCGTCATTCATCTTTGA
- a CDS encoding multifunctional CCA addition/repair protein → MQIYKVGGAVRDRLLGIPVTDIDRVVVGASAEDMLAKGFRPVGADFPVFLDPKTGEEYALARTERKSGRGYGGFVFHASPEVTLEEDLIRRDLTINAMAEDDHGNLTDPYNGQGDLEARLLRHVSPAFAEDPLRVLRVARFAARYAPLGFKVADETLELMRQLSDSGELQALTAERSWKEISRALMENQPQVFIQVLRDCTALKVLMPEVDALFGVPQPEAHHPEIDTGVHTLSVLEQAALHAQPLTVRWACLLHDLGKGLTPEHEWPRHIAHEHKGLKLIKAVNERFKAPRDCQELALLVGQYHTHGHRALELKASTLLELLQSFDVYRRPQRFEEFIAACEMDARGRKGLEKRSYPQADYLRGAAAAARGVAVQPLLEKGFKGPELGEAIKRERLRVLKAYKDATS, encoded by the coding sequence ATGCAGATCTATAAAGTCGGCGGTGCCGTTCGCGATCGCCTGCTGGGCATCCCTGTCACCGACATCGACCGGGTCGTGGTGGGGGCTAGCGCCGAGGACATGCTCGCCAAGGGCTTTCGCCCGGTGGGGGCGGATTTTCCGGTATTCCTCGACCCCAAGACCGGTGAGGAATACGCCCTCGCCCGCACCGAACGCAAAAGTGGCCGCGGTTATGGCGGCTTCGTGTTCCATGCCAGCCCCGAAGTCACCCTGGAAGAGGACCTGATCCGCAGGGACCTGACGATCAACGCCATGGCCGAAGACGACCATGGCAATCTTACCGACCCGTACAACGGCCAGGGCGACCTCGAAGCCCGCCTGCTTCGCCACGTTTCTCCCGCGTTCGCCGAAGATCCCCTCCGGGTCTTGCGGGTTGCCCGCTTTGCCGCACGCTATGCTCCGTTGGGTTTCAAAGTGGCGGACGAAACCCTTGAGCTGATGCGCCAGCTCAGCGACTCTGGCGAATTGCAAGCCTTGACCGCAGAACGTAGCTGGAAAGAGATTTCCCGCGCCCTCATGGAAAACCAACCGCAGGTGTTTATCCAGGTCCTGCGCGATTGCACAGCCCTCAAAGTCTTGATGCCCGAGGTTGACGCACTGTTTGGCGTGCCACAACCCGAGGCGCATCACCCTGAAATCGACACCGGCGTCCACACCCTGAGCGTGCTGGAGCAGGCGGCACTGCATGCACAGCCACTGACCGTCCGTTGGGCGTGTCTACTACATGATCTGGGCAAAGGTCTGACGCCCGAACACGAATGGCCCCGACACATCGCCCATGAGCACAAGGGCTTGAAGCTGATCAAGGCGGTCAATGAACGTTTCAAGGCCCCACGCGACTGCCAGGAACTGGCGTTATTGGTCGGTCAATACCACACCCATGGTCATCGCGCGCTCGAATTGAAGGCGTCCACGTTGCTTGAGCTGTTGCAAAGTTTTGACGTGTATCGCCGCCCCCAGCGCTTTGAGGAGTTCATCGCAGCGTGCGAGATGGATGCTCGTGGCCGCAAAGGCTTGGAGAAGCGGAGTTATCCACAGGCGGATTACCTGCGGGGAGCGGCAGCGGCAGCACGCGGAGTGGCGGTGCAACCCTTGCTGGAAAAAGGCTTCAAGGGACCTGAACTGGGGGAGGCGATCAAGCGTGAGCGCCTGCGGGTATTGAAAGCGTATAAGGACGCGACGAGCTGA
- the folK gene encoding 2-amino-4-hydroxy-6-hydroxymethyldihydropteridine diphosphokinase, producing the protein MSLTQVFLGLGSNIERETHLCAGLEALAGFLVDIRCSAVFESQPVGIKSGPFFNFVVSAFTDLPLMELDRRLKFIEADNGRYAPDRKGLPLDIDVLLDGEQVGNFDGLILPRAEILKNAFVLWPLSLIAPDRIHPGVGKSFATLWDESQIDQVLAPVAFEWRGVPLTPLELLSGLTSSRAGSLPH; encoded by the coding sequence ATGTCGCTGACTCAGGTTTTTCTCGGGCTCGGCAGCAATATCGAGCGCGAAACTCATTTGTGCGCAGGTCTTGAAGCCCTCGCCGGCTTCCTGGTGGACATCCGCTGTTCCGCGGTGTTCGAGAGCCAGCCGGTGGGGATCAAGAGCGGGCCGTTTTTCAATTTCGTCGTGTCGGCCTTTACAGACCTGCCGCTGATGGAGCTGGACCGCCGCCTCAAGTTCATCGAGGCGGACAATGGTCGTTATGCGCCGGACCGCAAGGGGCTGCCGCTGGATATCGACGTGTTGTTGGATGGCGAGCAGGTCGGCAACTTCGACGGCTTGATCCTGCCCCGCGCCGAAATCCTCAAGAATGCCTTTGTCCTTTGGCCATTGTCGTTGATTGCGCCCGATCGGATTCATCCTGGCGTAGGTAAAAGCTTCGCTACTTTGTGGGATGAGTCGCAGATTGACCAGGTGCTGGCTCCGGTGGCTTTTGAGTGGCGGGGTGTACCGCTCACGCCTTTGGAGCTGCTGTCAGGCCTGACGTCATCGCGAGCAGGCTCGCTCCCACATTGA
- the folB gene encoding dihydroneopterin aldolase, with translation MDRVFIEGLEVDTVIGAYDWERGIRQCLRLDLSFAWDNRPAAAGDDLTLALDYASVSSRIQAFAEQAQFQLVETFAERLAQELMDEFKITWLRLKVTKPGAVPAASGVGVEIERGCR, from the coding sequence TTGGACAGAGTGTTTATCGAGGGCCTGGAAGTCGACACGGTCATTGGTGCCTACGACTGGGAGCGAGGCATCCGCCAGTGTCTGCGGCTTGATCTGAGTTTCGCTTGGGATAACCGGCCCGCCGCCGCCGGCGATGACCTGACCTTGGCGCTTGATTACGCCAGTGTATCGTCGCGCATTCAGGCGTTTGCCGAGCAAGCTCAATTCCAGCTGGTCGAGACCTTTGCCGAGCGACTGGCTCAAGAGCTGATGGACGAGTTCAAGATTACCTGGCTGCGTCTGAAAGTGACCAAGCCTGGTGCTGTGCCGGCGGCCAGTGGTGTTGGTGTGGAGATCGAGCGCGGATGTCGCTGA
- the plsY gene encoding glycerol-3-phosphate 1-O-acyltransferase PlsY, with protein MFWLLATLAYLLGSLSFAILLSRLTGRPDPRMSGSGNAGATNMLRLAGRKLAILTLLGDLCKGLVPVLIASLAGLSLQQQAWIGVCAVIGHLFPLYFRFRGGKGVATAAGMLLGLYPPAALLAVAAWLLTFYLTRTSSLAALIATPLILPLLAWQEPAVLLPVTALVALIVWRHRGNLRDLFAGRERHF; from the coding sequence ATGTTTTGGTTACTGGCGACTCTCGCCTACCTGCTCGGCTCGCTGTCCTTCGCCATTTTGCTCAGCCGCCTGACCGGTCGCCCGGATCCGCGAATGAGTGGTTCGGGCAATGCCGGCGCCACCAACATGCTGCGCCTGGCCGGCCGCAAACTCGCCATCCTGACCCTGCTTGGCGACCTCTGCAAAGGCCTTGTGCCGGTTCTGATCGCCAGTCTTGCAGGACTTTCGTTGCAGCAACAGGCCTGGATTGGTGTCTGCGCCGTCATCGGTCACTTGTTCCCGCTGTACTTTCGCTTTCGCGGCGGCAAGGGTGTCGCCACCGCCGCCGGCATGCTGCTGGGTCTGTATCCACCCGCTGCCCTGCTGGCCGTCGCTGCCTGGCTGCTGACGTTCTACCTGACCCGTACCAGCTCCCTTGCGGCACTGATCGCCACGCCGCTGATCCTGCCGTTGCTGGCCTGGCAGGAGCCGGCGGTCTTGCTACCGGTGACCGCACTCGTCGCATTGATCGTCTGGCGCCACCGGGGCAATCTACGCGACCTGTTTGCCGGGCGCGAACGGCATTTTTAG
- the tsaD gene encoding tRNA (adenosine(37)-N6)-threonylcarbamoyltransferase complex transferase subunit TsaD, whose product MLVLGLETSCDETGVALYDSERGLLADALFSQIDLHRAYGGVVPELASRDHVKRMLPLIRQVLAEADCVPTEIDAIAYTAGPGLVGALLVGASCAQALAFAWGIPALGVHHMEGHLLAPMLEPQPPEFPFVALLVSGGHTQLVRVDGIGQYELLGETLDDAAGEAFDKTAKMMGLNYPGGPEIARLAAQGVEGRFVFPRPMCDRPGLDFSFSGLKTFALNTWQQCVSAADDGEQARCDISLAFQQAVVETLTIKCKRALKQAGLKRLVIAGGVSANKALRVSLENMLGSMNGDVYYARPEFCTDNGAMIAFAGCQRLQAGQHESLAISVQARWPMEQLSPL is encoded by the coding sequence ATGCTAGTACTGGGATTAGAAACCTCCTGCGACGAAACCGGTGTCGCACTATACGACAGTGAACGCGGCCTGCTGGCCGATGCGCTGTTCAGCCAGATCGATCTGCACCGCGCCTATGGCGGTGTGGTGCCCGAACTGGCCTCCCGTGATCACGTCAAGCGCATGCTGCCCTTGATCCGCCAGGTTCTGGCCGAAGCCGACTGTGTGCCGACCGAGATCGATGCCATTGCCTACACCGCCGGGCCGGGCCTGGTGGGCGCGCTGCTGGTGGGTGCCTCCTGTGCCCAGGCGCTGGCCTTTGCCTGGGGTATCCCGGCCCTGGGTGTGCATCACATGGAAGGCCATCTGCTGGCGCCGATGCTGGAGCCGCAACCGCCGGAGTTTCCGTTCGTCGCTTTGTTGGTCTCTGGCGGTCATACGCAACTGGTCCGGGTCGATGGCATCGGCCAATACGAGTTGTTGGGGGAAACCCTGGACGACGCTGCCGGTGAAGCGTTCGACAAAACCGCGAAAATGATGGGTCTCAATTACCCGGGCGGTCCGGAAATCGCACGATTGGCGGCTCAAGGGGTTGAAGGGCGTTTCGTCTTTCCGCGGCCGATGTGTGACCGCCCCGGTCTGGATTTCAGCTTCAGTGGCCTGAAAACCTTCGCCTTGAACACCTGGCAGCAATGTGTCAGTGCCGCAGACGACGGCGAGCAAGCCCGTTGCGACATCTCGCTAGCGTTCCAGCAGGCGGTGGTGGAGACTTTGACCATCAAGTGCAAGCGTGCCCTGAAACAAGCCGGACTCAAGCGTTTGGTGATCGCTGGCGGAGTCAGTGCGAACAAGGCGCTGCGCGTATCTCTGGAGAACATGCTTGGCAGCATGAACGGCGACGTTTACTACGCCAGGCCGGAGTTCTGCACAGATAATGGTGCGATGATTGCCTTCGCCGGGTGCCAGCGTTTGCAAGCCGGCCAGCACGAAAGCCTGGCAATCAGCGTGCAGGCGCGCTGGCCCATGGAGCAGTTATCACCTCTGTAA
- the rpsU gene encoding 30S ribosomal protein S21 has translation MPAVKVKENEPFDVALRRFKRSCEKAGVLAEVRSREFYEKPTSERKRKAAAAVKRHAKKVQREQRRAVRLY, from the coding sequence ATGCCAGCCGTCAAAGTAAAAGAGAACGAACCCTTCGACGTAGCACTGCGTCGTTTCAAGCGCTCCTGCGAAAAAGCCGGTGTTCTGGCTGAAGTTCGTAGCCGCGAATTCTACGAGAAGCCGACTTCCGAGCGTAAGCGCAAAGCAGCAGCCGCTGTTAAGCGTCACGCTAAGAAAGTTCAGCGCGAACAGCGCCGCGCCGTACGTCTGTACTAA
- the dnaG gene encoding DNA primase, with protein MAGLIPQSFIDDLLNRTDIVDVVSSRLQMKKAGKNYTACCPFHKEKTPSFSVSPDKQFYYCFGCGAGGNALGFIMDHDNLDFPQAVEELAKAAGMEIPREESGRAHKPRQPTDSPLYPLLTAAADFYRQALKSHPARKAAVDYLKGRGLTGEIARDFGLGFAPPGWDNLYKHLSSDTLQQRAMIDAGLLIENAETGKRYDRFRDRVMFPIRDTRGRIIAFGGRVLGDDKPKYLNSPETPVFHKGQELYGLYEARKNNRNLDEIIVVEGYMDVIALAQQGLRNAVATLGTATSEEHIKRLFRVVPSVLFCFDGDQAGRNAAWRALEATLPCLQDGRRARFLFLPEGEDPDTLVRSEGTDAFRARINQHAQPLADYFFQQLTEEADPRSLEGKAHMATLAAPLIDKVPGANLRTLMRQRLTEITGLNSEAVNQLVHSAPQEAPPAYDPGIDYDAMPDFADYHQPQQDYAPAQEWTPKKPGSGGKKWDKKTWDKNGKRGDRDQPRAPRVPAAVEPPTLAALRTLLHHPQLAEKVEDAGNFAAEDHSNTQLLIALLEAVQKNPKLNSFQLIARWHGTEQGRLLKALAEKEWLIDGDNLEQQFFDTITSLSARQRERNLEQLLRKARQSELTSEEKNQLRDLLSRNVCASNPTSTGA; from the coding sequence ATGGCCGGGCTGATTCCCCAGAGCTTTATTGACGACCTCCTGAACCGCACCGACATCGTCGATGTGGTCAGCTCTCGCCTGCAAATGAAAAAAGCCGGCAAGAACTACACGGCCTGCTGCCCATTCCATAAGGAAAAGACCCCGTCCTTCAGTGTCAGCCCCGACAAACAGTTTTATTACTGCTTCGGCTGTGGCGCTGGTGGCAATGCCCTCGGCTTCATCATGGACCACGACAACCTGGATTTTCCCCAGGCTGTCGAGGAACTGGCCAAAGCCGCCGGCATGGAAATTCCTCGCGAGGAAAGCGGTCGAGCGCACAAGCCGCGCCAACCGACCGACTCGCCGCTCTATCCACTGCTGACCGCGGCGGCGGATTTTTATCGCCAGGCCCTCAAAAGCCATCCGGCCCGCAAAGCGGCAGTGGATTATCTCAAGGGCCGCGGCCTGACCGGAGAAATCGCCCGGGACTTCGGCCTCGGCTTTGCCCCGCCCGGCTGGGACAATCTGTACAAGCATTTAAGCAGCGACACCTTGCAGCAGCGCGCCATGATCGACGCCGGCCTACTGATCGAAAATGCCGAAACCGGCAAGCGCTATGACCGTTTCCGCGACCGGGTAATGTTCCCGATCCGTGACACGCGCGGGCGGATCATCGCGTTTGGCGGCAGGGTCCTGGGCGACGACAAGCCCAAGTATCTGAACTCCCCGGAGACCCCGGTATTCCATAAAGGACAGGAACTCTACGGGCTATACGAAGCGCGCAAGAACAACCGCAACCTCGACGAAATCATCGTCGTCGAAGGCTACATGGACGTAATCGCCCTGGCCCAGCAAGGTCTGCGCAATGCCGTTGCAACCTTAGGCACCGCCACCAGCGAAGAGCACATCAAGCGCCTGTTTCGCGTCGTGCCCAGCGTGTTGTTCTGCTTCGACGGCGACCAGGCTGGCCGCAATGCCGCTTGGCGAGCACTCGAAGCCACGTTGCCATGCCTGCAGGACGGGCGGCGAGCGCGCTTTCTGTTTTTACCCGAGGGCGAAGACCCGGATACCCTGGTGCGCTCCGAAGGCACCGACGCATTCCGTGCGCGGATCAACCAGCACGCGCAACCGCTGGCCGATTATTTTTTTCAGCAACTGACCGAAGAAGCCGATCCACGCTCCCTCGAAGGCAAGGCTCATATGGCCACCCTTGCGGCACCGCTGATCGACAAGGTGCCCGGCGCCAACCTGCGCACATTGATGCGCCAGCGCCTGACCGAAATCACCGGACTGAACAGCGAAGCGGTCAATCAGCTGGTCCACAGCGCCCCCCAGGAAGCGCCGCCGGCTTACGACCCGGGTATTGATTACGACGCGATGCCGGATTTCGCCGACTATCATCAACCTCAGCAGGACTACGCGCCTGCGCAGGAATGGACGCCCAAGAAACCGGGCAGCGGCGGCAAGAAATGGGACAAAAAAACCTGGGACAAGAACGGTAAGCGCGGCGATCGCGACCAGCCACGTGCCCCGCGCGTGCCGGCCGCCGTCGAACCACCAACACTGGCCGCCCTGCGGACTTTGCTGCACCACCCGCAACTGGCTGAAAAAGTCGAGGACGCGGGGAACTTCGCCGCCGAGGACCACAGCAATACGCAATTGCTGATCGCACTCCTTGAAGCCGTGCAGAAGAACCCCAAACTAAACTCTTTCCAGTTGATCGCCCGGTGGCACGGCACCGAACAAGGGCGTCTGTTGAAGGCCCTGGCCGAGAAGGAATGGCTGATTGATGGAGACAACCTTGAACAACAGTTTTTCGACACCATTACTAGCTTGTCCGCCCGCCAACGCGAGCGAAATCTGGAACAACTTCTGCGAAAAGCTCGCCAGAGCGAGTTGACCAGCGAAGAGAAAAACCAATTGCGCGACTTACTCAGCCGCAATGTTTGCGCATCAAACCCGACCTCAACTGGCGCGTGA